In a single window of the Octopus sinensis linkage group LG1, ASM634580v1, whole genome shotgun sequence genome:
- the LOC115214319 gene encoding uncharacterized protein LOC115214319, which translates to MEISIERRIYKKKKNLGYEESIDAAISYNAELRREMLSVVDRLVEEMTSRFERLHDIAKKYTFLTPSNLLDKECNCDVDAFDENTRRENFLVERARLQNYLAAADAEDMDGPLQVLQFIQKYNLIESLPNIVIFLRVFLTRVIRITKLKLIKNHFRSTISQIRLTDLAILSIDRDLADKINFDEVSQDFTKRKTHNINL; encoded by the coding sequence ATGGAAATCAGCATAGAGCGtcgaatttacaaaaaaaaaaaaaacttgggctACGAAGAAAGTATCGATGCCGCGATCAGCTACAACGCTGAGCTAAGAAGAGAAATGTTATCAGTGGTAGACAGACTGGTTGAAGAAATGACCTCTAGATTTGAAAGACTTCACGATATTGCAAAGAAATACACCTTTCTTACACCGTCCAATTTGTTAGATAAAGAGTGTAATTGTGATGTAGATGCTTTTGATGAGAATACTAGGAGAGAAAACTTTCTGGTTGAAAGGGCAAGACTGCAAAATTATTTGGCGGCTGCTGACGCTGAAGACATGGACGGGCCTTTGCAAGTTCTTCAGTTTATTCAGAAATATAATCTTATTGAATCATTGccaaatattgtaatatttttaagAGTCTTTCTAACTCGTGTCATTAGAATTACTAAACTAAAGCTCATCAAGAACCACTTCAGGTCAACAATAAGTCAAATAAGGTTGACTGATTTGGCAATACTATCCATAGATCGCGACCTTGCggataaaattaattttgatgAAGTCAGTCAAGATTTCACGAAGAGGAAGACACATAACATCAATTTGTAA